From Vicinamibacterales bacterium, the proteins below share one genomic window:
- the folK gene encoding 2-amino-4-hydroxy-6-hydroxymethyldihydropteridine diphosphokinase has product MRAIAVALGSNLGSRDGNIRMAAAALARILRNFRISSIIETAPVGPGLEEDPPYLNAVGVGESDLPVREIFDALRTIEQQTGRTRPYPGAPRTLDLDLILAGDEVLDDPDLQVPHPRFRDRLFVLDPLCEIAPDLVDPVTGLTIRQLRRKL; this is encoded by the coding sequence GTGCGTGCGATAGCGGTCGCGCTCGGGTCGAATCTGGGGTCCCGGGATGGCAACATCCGCATGGCTGCCGCCGCGCTCGCGCGCATTCTGCGCAACTTCCGCATTTCCTCCATCATCGAAACGGCGCCCGTTGGCCCAGGCCTCGAAGAGGATCCGCCCTATCTCAACGCCGTGGGTGTGGGGGAGTCGGACCTGCCGGTCCGCGAGATCTTCGATGCCTTGCGCACCATCGAGCAGCAGACCGGTCGTACCCGCCCGTACCCCGGCGCGCCGCGCACGCTCGATCTCGATCTGATCCTGGCGGGGGACGAGGTGCTCGACGACCCCGATTTGCAGGTGCCGCATCCACGCTTCCGCGACCGCCTCTTCGTGCTCGACCCGCTCTGCGAGATTGCGCCCGATCTCGTCGACCCGGTGACGGGACTCACCATCCGGCAGTTGCGGCGGAAGCTGTAA
- a CDS encoding TraR/DksA family transcriptional regulator: MTGMDTSTYKEALIKKRAEILAAGGGVKPLQETMSDVNSRQGDLADQASGNNEVHIQLKLKQTDAKILQAIEEALRRIEKGTYGVCRDCGEEIAPARLNAIPWTRVCITCKEKQSS; the protein is encoded by the coding sequence ATGACCGGCATGGACACGTCGACCTACAAGGAAGCGCTGATCAAGAAGCGTGCGGAGATCCTGGCCGCCGGCGGCGGTGTAAAGCCTCTGCAGGAGACCATGAGCGACGTGAACTCGCGCCAGGGGGATCTCGCGGACCAGGCCAGCGGCAACAACGAAGTCCACATTCAGCTGAAGCTGAAACAGACCGACGCCAAGATCCTCCAGGCCATCGAAGAGGCGCTGCGCCGCATCGAGAAAGGCACCTACGGCGTCTGCCGCGACTGCGGCGAGGAGATCGCGCCGGCCCGGCTCAACGCGATCCCCTGGACGCGGGTCTGCATCACCTGCAAGGAAAAACAGAGCTCGTGA
- a CDS encoding ABC transporter permease, with protein MSILMTLRIALKALNRNKMRTVLTMLGMIIGVGAVITMVGLGTGARTTIEERVKSAGTNMIMVNAGNFQTGGVRMGQGNATTMTPEDAAAIREIPGVQYVAAGANTRGQVIAGTQNWSTQVQGTDTDLPLIRSWPTKYGAFFTQQDVTGAQKVAVLGSVVSDTLFGPEVDPTGQIIRIRNQPFKVIGVMASKGQSAMGQDQDDTIFVPYSTVMKKLQGQQNLNNITVSAATPEQIQDVAEAIRGVLRVRHKIVSGDADDFMVRTLEEMASVQTETTKTMTTLLASIAGVSLLVGGIGIMNIMLVSVTERTREIGLRMAIGARGKDVLLQFLVEAIVISLIGGLIGIGLGFGLSAAVQKFMQWPADISGDAIALAFGFAALTGVFFGFYPARKAASLDPIEALRFE; from the coding sequence ATGTCGATACTAATGACCCTGCGGATCGCGCTGAAGGCGCTGAACCGCAACAAGATGCGCACCGTGCTGACGATGCTCGGGATGATCATCGGCGTCGGCGCCGTCATCACCATGGTCGGGCTCGGCACCGGCGCGCGCACGACCATCGAAGAGCGCGTCAAGTCCGCGGGCACCAACATGATCATGGTGAACGCCGGCAACTTCCAGACCGGCGGCGTGCGCATGGGCCAGGGGAACGCCACGACGATGACCCCGGAGGATGCCGCCGCGATCCGCGAGATTCCCGGTGTGCAGTACGTCGCCGCCGGCGCCAACACGCGCGGCCAGGTCATCGCCGGCACCCAGAACTGGTCGACGCAGGTCCAGGGCACCGACACCGACCTGCCGCTGATTCGCAGCTGGCCGACCAAGTACGGCGCGTTCTTCACCCAGCAGGACGTCACCGGCGCGCAGAAGGTCGCCGTGCTCGGCAGCGTCGTCTCCGACACGCTGTTCGGCCCGGAGGTCGATCCGACCGGTCAGATCATCCGCATCCGCAACCAGCCGTTCAAGGTGATCGGCGTGATGGCGTCCAAGGGACAGTCGGCGATGGGCCAGGATCAGGACGACACGATCTTCGTGCCCTACAGCACGGTGATGAAGAAGCTGCAGGGACAGCAGAACCTGAACAACATCACCGTCTCGGCGGCGACGCCGGAACAGATCCAGGACGTCGCCGAGGCGATCCGCGGCGTGCTCCGCGTCCGCCACAAGATCGTGTCCGGCGACGCCGATGACTTCATGGTGCGCACGCTCGAGGAAATGGCCAGCGTGCAGACCGAGACCACCAAGACGATGACGACGCTGCTGGCGAGCATCGCCGGCGTGTCGCTGCTCGTCGGCGGCATCGGCATCATGAACATCATGCTGGTCTCGGTCACCGAGCGGACCAGAGAGATCGGACTGCGCATGGCGATCGGCGCCCGCGGCAAGGACGTGCTGCTGCAGTTCCTCGTCGAAGCGATCGTCATCAGCCTGATCGGCGGGCTGATCGGCATCGGGCTCGGCTTCGGGCTGAGCGCCGCGGTGCAGAAGTTCATGCAGTGGCCCGCCGACATCTCCGGGGACGCGATCGCGCTCGCCTTCGGGTTCGCCGCCCTGACGGGCGTATTCTTTGGCTTCTACCCGGCTCGCAAGGCGGCGAGCCTGGATCCGATTGAGGCGCTGCGCTTCGAGTAA
- a CDS encoding efflux RND transporter periplasmic adaptor subunit: MKKLLPVVIILAVLGAGGAVFYANRPEKEPTVTTLQVSRGDIVDGVGATGTLQAVTTVTVGTQVSGIVQELYADFNSIVKKGQVVARLDPSILQTQVETAKANLNNAMANLERQKVTLDDARQKLARARELSARQLATKVDLENAELNVKTAEAQLKSTESSIVQAKAAVNKAEVDLDHTVITAPIDGIVIKRSVDRGQTVAASMSAPELFIIAADLTAMQVNASIDESDVGRMRPGQAVSFRVDAYPNETFHGSVKQVRLNPVTVQNVVTYSTVIDVPNPELKLKPGMTAQVTIEIARRQNVLRVPNAALRFRPTTDIFAAFNQPVPPELERGFGRGRRGDTAGGPGGAPTAGGARGGTQGTQGTGGTAPGTAAPGQAPQNQQRAQNAPTGGTGQRQRPEGQQAAPADGQRARGEGQAAQGGAPGPGGGRGGGFANMTPEEREKRWQERLAQMSPEERAQAEERRRQREAQGGQGGGRGGFGPPQGGGPGEGFGGARSGSQTAQGPGGQGQGAGQGRRGDANAPRGQVQGQQAANSRSAAVTSATTIDALFGPLATVETRGRAWLFINKQLKPVDLRLGISDGTFTEVINADALQPGQEVVTAVVTPEMASRPANQQNNANNPLMPQRGRGPGGPGGGGGGRGGGRG; the protein is encoded by the coding sequence ATGAAAAAGCTGCTTCCCGTCGTCATCATCCTCGCCGTGCTGGGCGCCGGCGGCGCCGTGTTCTACGCCAACCGGCCCGAGAAGGAACCCACCGTCACGACGCTCCAGGTGTCGCGCGGCGACATCGTGGACGGCGTCGGCGCCACCGGCACGCTGCAGGCGGTGACCACCGTCACCGTCGGCACCCAGGTGTCGGGCATCGTCCAGGAGCTCTACGCCGACTTCAACTCGATCGTGAAGAAGGGCCAAGTGGTCGCCCGGCTCGATCCGTCGATCCTCCAGACGCAGGTCGAGACCGCGAAGGCGAATCTGAACAACGCCATGGCGAACCTCGAGCGGCAGAAAGTGACGCTCGACGACGCGCGGCAGAAGCTGGCGCGGGCGCGCGAGCTCTCCGCCCGCCAGCTCGCGACCAAGGTCGATCTCGAGAACGCCGAGCTGAACGTCAAGACCGCGGAAGCGCAGCTCAAGTCCACCGAATCGTCGATCGTTCAGGCGAAGGCGGCGGTGAACAAGGCGGAAGTGGACCTCGATCACACCGTCATCACCGCGCCGATCGACGGCATCGTGATCAAGCGCAGCGTCGATCGCGGCCAGACGGTCGCGGCGAGCATGTCGGCGCCGGAGCTGTTCATCATCGCCGCGGACCTCACCGCGATGCAGGTGAACGCCAGCATCGACGAATCCGACGTCGGCCGCATGCGCCCCGGACAGGCAGTGTCGTTCCGGGTCGACGCCTATCCGAACGAGACCTTCCACGGCAGCGTGAAGCAGGTGCGGCTGAACCCCGTCACCGTGCAGAACGTCGTCACCTACTCCACCGTCATCGACGTGCCGAACCCGGAGCTGAAGCTGAAGCCGGGCATGACCGCGCAGGTGACGATCGAGATCGCGCGCCGGCAGAACGTCCTGCGCGTGCCGAACGCGGCGCTGCGCTTCCGGCCGACGACCGACATCTTCGCGGCGTTCAACCAGCCGGTGCCGCCGGAGCTGGAGCGCGGGTTCGGCCGCGGGCGCCGCGGCGACACTGCGGGCGGACCGGGCGGCGCGCCAACGGCGGGCGGTGCCCGCGGTGGGACGCAGGGCACGCAGGGGACTGGCGGTACGGCGCCCGGAACGGCGGCGCCGGGTCAGGCGCCGCAGAATCAGCAGCGCGCACAGAACGCCCCCACGGGCGGTACCGGTCAGCGCCAGCGCCCTGAGGGTCAGCAGGCCGCCCCGGCCGACGGCCAGCGGGCGCGCGGCGAGGGGCAGGCCGCGCAGGGCGGCGCGCCGGGTCCGGGCGGCGGGCGCGGCGGCGGCTTCGCCAACATGACGCCGGAGGAGCGCGAGAAGCGCTGGCAGGAGCGTCTCGCGCAGATGTCGCCCGAGGAGCGCGCCCAGGCCGAGGAGCGCCGCCGCCAGCGCGAAGCGCAGGGCGGCCAGGGCGGCGGGCGCGGCGGTTTCGGCCCGCCCCAGGGCGGCGGTCCGGGAGAGGGCTTCGGCGGCGCCCGCAGCGGCAGCCAGACCGCCCAGGGCCCCGGCGGTCAGGGCCAGGGTGCCGGGCAGGGGCGGCGGGGGGATGCCAACGCGCCGCGAGGACAGGTGCAGGGACAGCAGGCGGCGAACTCGCGTTCGGCGGCGGTGACGTCGGCGACGACGATTGACGCGCTGTTCGGCCCGCTGGCGACGGTGGAGACGCGCGGGCGCGCCTGGCTCTTCATCAACAAGCAGCTCAAGCCGGTCGACCTGCGGCTCGGCATCAGCGACGGCACGTTCACCGAGGTGATCAACGCCGACGCGCTGCAGCCCGGCCAGGAAGTGGTAACGGCGGTCGTCACGCCGGAAATGGCGAGCCGTCCGGCCAACCAGCAGAACAACGCCAACAATCCGCTGATGCCGCAGCGCGGCCGCGGGCCCGGCGGGCCTGGCGGCGGTGGCGGCGGCCGCGGCGGCGGGCGGGGATAA
- a CDS encoding ABC transporter ATP-binding protein has protein sequence MIALHGVSKTVPSGESMLTILHPLDLRIEAGRVAAIVGPSGSGKSTLLGLLAGLDNPSTGRILIDGQDITAMSEDDLARFRGTRIGFVFQFFHLLPSLTALENVRVPLEIAGQPDAGRRADALLAEVGLAPRRHHYPSQLSGGEQQRVAIARALANDPAILLADEPTGNLDSGTGHHIIDLLLDVNRTRKTTVVLVTHDPELAARADQTIALRDGYVV, from the coding sequence ATGATCGCGCTGCACGGGGTTTCCAAGACAGTTCCGAGCGGCGAGTCGATGCTCACGATCCTGCACCCGCTGGATCTGCGCATCGAGGCGGGGCGCGTCGCGGCGATCGTCGGGCCGTCGGGCAGCGGCAAGTCGACGCTGCTCGGGCTCCTCGCCGGTCTCGACAACCCGTCCACCGGCCGCATCCTGATCGACGGCCAGGACATCACCGCGATGTCGGAGGACGACCTGGCGCGGTTTCGCGGGACGCGCATCGGGTTCGTGTTCCAGTTCTTTCATCTGCTGCCGTCGCTGACCGCGCTCGAGAACGTCCGGGTGCCGCTCGAGATCGCCGGCCAGCCCGATGCCGGGCGCCGGGCGGATGCGCTGCTCGCGGAAGTCGGCCTGGCGCCGCGCCGCCATCACTATCCGTCGCAGCTGTCCGGCGGTGAGCAGCAGCGCGTGGCGATCGCGCGCGCGCTGGCGAACGATCCCGCCATCCTCCTCGCCGACGAACCCACCGGCAACCTGGACAGCGGCACGGGCCATCACATCATCGACCTGCTGCTCGACGTGAACCGCACGCGCAAGACCACCGTCGTGCTGGTCACGCACGATCCGGAGCTCGCCGCGCGCGCCGACCAGACGATCGCCCTGCGCGACGGGTACGTGGTATGA
- a CDS encoding ABC transporter ATP-binding protein, translated as MSDLVISVRDLTKTYQVGDIEVRALRGASLDVHRGEFVCVTGPSGSGKSTFMHIVGCLDRPTSGQYFLDGKDVSRMSKDELAGIRNTKIGFVFQGFNLLSRTTALDNVELPLLYNGGSKMKASERHRRAKEVLDIVGLSKRMDHYPNQLSGGQQQRVAIARALINKPSILLADEPTGNLDTRTSIEVMDIFQKLNLEHGITVLLITHEMDIAEHGTRFVKFRDGRIQIDEQIRHRRLASEELKQLPPPDDDNSHVPPSVAQQQQPVAG; from the coding sequence ATGTCTGACCTCGTTATCTCTGTTCGTGACCTGACCAAGACCTATCAGGTCGGCGACATCGAAGTGCGGGCCCTGCGGGGGGCGTCGCTCGACGTCCACCGCGGTGAGTTCGTCTGCGTCACCGGCCCGTCAGGTTCCGGCAAGTCGACGTTCATGCACATCGTCGGGTGCCTGGACCGTCCGACCAGCGGGCAGTACTTCCTCGACGGCAAGGATGTCTCGCGGATGTCGAAGGACGAACTGGCGGGGATCCGCAACACGAAAATCGGGTTCGTCTTCCAGGGGTTCAACCTGCTGTCGCGGACGACGGCGCTCGACAACGTCGAGCTGCCGCTGCTCTACAACGGCGGCAGCAAGATGAAGGCGTCCGAGCGGCACCGGCGCGCCAAGGAAGTGCTGGACATCGTGGGCCTGAGCAAGCGCATGGACCACTATCCGAACCAGCTCTCCGGCGGGCAGCAGCAGCGCGTCGCCATCGCGCGCGCGCTGATCAACAAGCCGTCGATCCTCCTGGCCGACGAGCCCACCGGCAACCTCGACACGCGCACCTCGATCGAGGTCATGGACATCTTCCAGAAGCTCAATCTCGAGCACGGCATCACGGTGCTGCTGATCACGCACGAGATGGACATCGCCGAGCACGGCACCCGGTTCGTCAAGTTCCGCGACGGCCGGATCCAGATCGACGAGCAGATCCGCCATCGCCGGCTGGCGTCGGAGGAGCTGAAGCAGCTGCCGCCGCCCGACGACGACAACTCGCACGTGCCGCCGTCGGTCGCGCAACAGCAGCAGCCCGTCGCCGGGTGA
- a CDS encoding FtsX-like permease family protein, with amino-acid sequence MRFVLLMAVREVRASWRRLVFFFVCVAIGVGAIVLLRSVIQTVRGTLATESRAMIAADVAVMTNRPWTPEVRADLDRALARAPVRERQEMIDVATMVRPAEDGGTAAARMVELRAVQRGFPLYGRVALQDGRPYSHDLVANRGVLVRPELLTQLGVQVGDRLLIGGQPFTIRGVIAQEPGRRVGAFSFGSRVMIDLADLQGLGLLSLGSRANYRILLKVDEPGVNALERDLRREFRDRFVGVSSFRATEDRIGDDLARAENYLSLVGFVILVLGGIGVWSVTRVFVRQKIRSVAILKCVGATTRQVLGAYVLQVVFLGLAGSALGVGLAQVALGAIPEDIGAALGTATTYSLTLSAVWQGIAVGMLVSLLFSLVPLLEVRRVKPLLLLRGGTAGAIGGAPVFPAWWTPAGVRARIAALDRAQVAAALLVGAALVAVAGWQAASLKVGAIVCAGFAVVAFVLHLVGTGVVRAVRPVARARWFPLRHAVLSLGRPGNQTRVILLAVGIGSFFVIGVRSLQANLLQQFSLELGSSGADMFLIEILPPQVDRVRAFLDQRKAEDAGPPQMIPVMRARVTGVRGRDTNLESFTEVRRQGSLGREYTITYRDHLQPNETVTDGAFWSGQPPLPENTAVGEVSIEESVHERWRINVGDVMRFDIVGRVFEAKVTSVRDVEWEDARSGGFMFVFRPGPLDKAPQTWIGILKAPGDAVARGRFQRDLVAQFPNVSAIDVREILNTVKTVVDNVTLAISIVGGIALASGVLILAGAVAMTKFQRVYEAAILRTLGASTRMLAAMLALEYGGLGLLAGGVGGAAALALTWALSRHVLDIPWRPAPGLALLGAAVTTALVGVVGVTSSYDVLRKKPLGTLRAE; translated from the coding sequence ATGAGGTTCGTCCTCCTCATGGCCGTCCGCGAGGTCCGCGCCTCATGGCGGCGGCTGGTCTTCTTCTTCGTCTGCGTGGCGATCGGCGTCGGCGCTATCGTGCTGCTGCGATCGGTGATCCAGACCGTGCGCGGCACGCTCGCAACGGAGTCGCGCGCGATGATCGCCGCCGACGTCGCGGTCATGACCAATCGTCCCTGGACGCCGGAGGTGCGCGCCGATCTCGATCGCGCCCTGGCGCGCGCGCCGGTCCGCGAGCGCCAGGAGATGATCGACGTGGCGACGATGGTGCGCCCCGCGGAGGACGGCGGCACGGCCGCGGCGCGGATGGTGGAGCTGCGCGCGGTGCAGCGCGGATTCCCGCTGTACGGCAGGGTCGCGCTGCAGGACGGGCGCCCGTACTCGCACGATCTCGTCGCCAACCGGGGCGTGCTCGTGCGGCCGGAGCTGCTCACGCAGCTCGGCGTGCAGGTCGGCGATCGACTGCTGATCGGCGGCCAGCCGTTCACCATTCGCGGCGTGATCGCGCAGGAACCCGGTCGGCGCGTCGGCGCGTTCAGCTTCGGGTCGCGCGTCATGATCGATCTCGCCGACCTGCAGGGGCTCGGGCTGCTCTCGCTCGGCAGCCGCGCGAACTACCGGATCCTGCTGAAGGTCGATGAACCGGGCGTCAACGCGCTCGAGCGCGACCTCCGCCGCGAGTTCCGCGACCGCTTCGTCGGCGTCAGCTCGTTCCGCGCGACCGAAGACCGCATCGGGGACGACCTGGCGCGCGCCGAGAACTACCTGAGTCTGGTCGGCTTCGTCATCCTGGTGCTCGGCGGCATCGGGGTCTGGAGCGTGACCCGCGTCTTCGTCCGCCAGAAGATCCGCAGCGTCGCGATCCTCAAGTGTGTCGGCGCCACGACGCGGCAGGTGCTCGGCGCCTACGTGCTGCAGGTCGTATTCCTCGGCCTGGCCGGCAGCGCGCTCGGCGTCGGCCTCGCCCAGGTGGCGCTCGGCGCGATCCCGGAAGACATCGGCGCCGCCCTCGGCACGGCGACGACGTATTCCCTGACACTGTCGGCGGTGTGGCAGGGGATTGCCGTCGGCATGCTCGTGTCCCTGTTGTTCTCGCTGGTGCCGCTGCTCGAGGTCCGGCGGGTGAAGCCGCTCCTGCTGCTGCGCGGCGGGACGGCCGGCGCCATCGGCGGCGCGCCGGTGTTCCCGGCGTGGTGGACGCCCGCCGGCGTCAGGGCGCGGATTGCGGCGCTCGATCGGGCGCAGGTCGCGGCCGCGCTGCTCGTCGGCGCGGCGCTGGTCGCGGTCGCCGGCTGGCAGGCGGCGTCGCTGAAGGTCGGCGCGATCGTCTGCGCCGGGTTCGCCGTTGTCGCCTTCGTCCTCCATCTCGTCGGCACCGGCGTCGTCCGCGCCGTGCGGCCGGTGGCGCGCGCCCGCTGGTTCCCGCTGCGGCATGCCGTGCTCAGCCTCGGCCGTCCCGGGAACCAGACCCGCGTCATCCTGCTGGCGGTCGGCATCGGCAGCTTCTTCGTCATCGGCGTCCGCTCGCTGCAGGCCAACCTGCTGCAGCAGTTCTCGCTGGAGCTGGGCAGCAGCGGCGCGGACATGTTCCTCATCGAGATCCTCCCGCCGCAGGTGGATCGCGTCCGTGCGTTCCTCGATCAGCGGAAGGCGGAGGACGCCGGACCGCCGCAGATGATTCCGGTGATGCGCGCCCGGGTCACCGGCGTGCGGGGACGCGACACCAACCTCGAATCGTTCACCGAGGTCCGGCGCCAGGGCTCGCTCGGCCGCGAGTACACGATCACCTATCGCGATCACCTGCAGCCGAACGAGACGGTCACCGACGGCGCGTTCTGGAGCGGACAGCCGCCGCTGCCGGAGAACACCGCCGTCGGCGAAGTGTCGATCGAAGAGAGCGTGCACGAGCGCTGGCGCATCAACGTCGGGGACGTGATGCGGTTCGACATCGTCGGCCGCGTGTTCGAGGCGAAGGTGACGAGCGTGCGGGACGTGGAGTGGGAGGACGCCCGCAGCGGCGGGTTCATGTTCGTCTTCCGTCCGGGCCCGCTCGACAAGGCGCCGCAGACCTGGATCGGCATCCTCAAGGCGCCCGGCGACGCGGTCGCGCGCGGGCGGTTTCAGCGCGATCTCGTCGCCCAGTTCCCGAACGTGTCGGCCATCGACGTCCGGGAGATCCTCAACACGGTCAAGACCGTGGTGGACAACGTCACGCTCGCCATCAGCATCGTCGGCGGGATCGCGCTGGCGAGCGGCGTGCTGATTCTCGCCGGCGCGGTGGCGATGACGAAGTTCCAGCGCGTCTACGAGGCCGCGATCCTGCGGACGCTGGGAGCCAGCACGCGGATGCTGGCGGCGATGCTGGCGCTGGAGTACGGCGGCCTCGGACTGCTCGCCGGCGGCGTCGGCGGCGCCGCGGCGCTGGCGCTGACGTGGGCGCTGTCGCGGCACGTGCTCGACATTCCGTGGCGCCCGGCGCCCGGGCTGGCGCTGCTCGGCGCCGCGGTCACGACCGCGCTGGTCGGAGTCGTCGGCGTGACGTCCAGTTACGACGTCCTCCGCAAGAAGCCCCTGGGCACGCTCAGGGCTGAGTAG
- a CDS encoding Spy/CpxP family protein refolding chaperone translates to MDPGLRAELGITDQQSAALEQVWQRTFAQRMELNERLEKADAILQKMLLDGAPDEAAVVAQLDKVEAARSEANKARVILLYRMNKLLTQEQRAKLDAMRAMRERDGRRGGGPR, encoded by the coding sequence ATGGATCCGGGACTCCGCGCCGAACTGGGCATAACCGATCAACAATCGGCGGCGCTCGAGCAGGTGTGGCAGCGCACCTTCGCGCAGCGCATGGAACTGAACGAGCGGCTCGAGAAGGCCGACGCGATCCTGCAGAAGATGCTCCTCGACGGGGCGCCGGACGAAGCGGCGGTCGTCGCGCAGCTGGACAAGGTCGAGGCGGCCCGCAGCGAGGCCAACAAGGCGCGCGTGATCCTGCTCTATCGCATGAACAAGCTGCTCACCCAGGAGCAGCGTGCCAAGCTCGACGCCATGAGGGCGATGCGCGAGCGTGACGGCCGCCGCGGCGGCGGTCCCAGGTAA
- a CDS encoding TolC family protein, with protein sequence MKKNVVMTAAAVLTLTVSAAAAQTPAAQPPAPQTPAQTPAPVVTTTPAQPTAPFVTAGPRVDLTIEDAVARARERNIDIGVARITPRLTDFTLAGLEAFYRPNLTSTVGNRSVTNAVTNQTQGATGNSLNTSTVSWQGGFAQNMKWHGGSWNVGWTNSRVNSSNLFAVRNPTYNSGLTANITQPLWRGWRIDATRAGLQTNRISQQNDEIAVQATTATTVANTRNAYWDLVFAIQAVEAAQNSLDISNKLVQDNQARVEIGTLAPIDITSAQAEAANRRLTLVQAQATVRTAELALKRLIVSGTDDPLWTSSINPVDRPAAAPEALNVDAAVARALRERTDVQQSMNNLRISDINLRQQVELTKPQLDLVAQYGLSGVGGTQFVRGGLGGAVTQTIPSGYADALSTLGKFDLPTWNVQMNFAVPLGRSTQEANVARSRLALEQTQANLKALQLQIATDVANAALTVQSSLEAVQQSRTARELAQQRLQAAQSKFEVGMAINYEVVQAQRDFLDAQNNELRALLNYRKALVNFETVQTVGTRGVAAVGGGGGL encoded by the coding sequence GTGAAGAAGAACGTTGTCATGACGGCGGCGGCCGTACTGACGCTCACCGTGTCCGCCGCGGCGGCACAGACGCCGGCGGCGCAGCCGCCCGCTCCGCAGACGCCGGCGCAGACGCCCGCGCCCGTCGTCACGACGACCCCGGCGCAGCCGACGGCCCCCTTCGTGACCGCCGGTCCGCGTGTCGATCTGACGATCGAAGACGCCGTCGCCCGCGCGCGCGAGCGCAACATCGACATCGGCGTGGCCCGCATCACGCCGAGGTTGACCGACTTCACCCTCGCCGGTCTGGAAGCGTTCTACCGGCCCAATCTCACCTCCACGGTCGGGAACCGGAGCGTCACCAACGCGGTCACCAACCAGACACAGGGCGCGACGGGCAACAGCCTGAACACGTCGACGGTCTCGTGGCAGGGCGGCTTCGCGCAGAACATGAAATGGCACGGCGGGTCGTGGAACGTCGGCTGGACCAACTCGCGCGTCAACAGCTCGAACCTGTTCGCGGTGCGCAATCCGACCTACAACTCCGGCTTGACGGCGAACATCACGCAGCCGCTCTGGCGCGGATGGCGCATCGACGCGACGCGCGCGGGGCTGCAGACCAACCGCATCAGCCAGCAGAACGACGAGATCGCGGTGCAGGCGACGACGGCGACGACCGTCGCGAACACGCGCAATGCCTACTGGGATCTGGTGTTCGCGATTCAGGCGGTCGAAGCGGCGCAGAACTCGCTCGATATCTCCAACAAGCTGGTGCAGGACAACCAGGCGCGGGTCGAGATCGGCACGCTGGCGCCGATCGACATCACCTCGGCGCAGGCCGAGGCGGCGAACCGGCGGCTCACGCTGGTGCAGGCGCAGGCCACGGTCCGCACCGCGGAACTCGCGCTCAAGCGGCTGATCGTCAGCGGTACCGACGATCCGCTCTGGACCTCCTCGATCAATCCCGTCGACCGCCCGGCCGCGGCGCCCGAGGCGCTGAACGTCGACGCGGCAGTCGCCCGCGCCTTGAGAGAGCGGACCGACGTGCAGCAATCGATGAACAACCTGCGCATCAGCGACATCAACCTGCGTCAGCAGGTCGAGCTCACCAAACCGCAGCTCGATCTGGTCGCGCAGTACGGCCTGAGCGGCGTCGGCGGGACGCAGTTCGTGCGCGGCGGCCTCGGCGGCGCGGTGACCCAGACCATTCCGTCCGGATATGCCGATGCGCTGTCGACGCTGGGCAAGTTCGACCTGCCCACCTGGAACGTGCAGATGAACTTCGCGGTGCCGCTCGGGCGAAGCACGCAGGAAGCCAACGTCGCCCGCTCGCGCCTGGCCCTCGAGCAGACCCAGGCCAACCTGAAGGCGCTGCAGCTGCAGATCGCCACCGACGTCGCCAACGCGGCGCTGACCGTGCAGAGCAGCCTGGAAGCCGTGCAGCAGTCGCGCACCGCGCGCGAGCTGGCGCAGCAGCGGCTCCAGGCGGCGCAGAGCAAGTTCGAGGTCGGCATGGCGATCAACTACGAGGTCGTCCAGGCTCAGCGCGATTTCCTCGACGCGCAGAACAACGAGTTGCGCGCCCTCCTCAACTACCGGAAGGCGCTCGTCAACTTCGAAACCGTGCAGACCGTCGGCACGCGCGGCGTCGCCGCCGTCGGCGGCGGCGGCGGACTCTAA